Proteins found in one Pseudomonadota bacterium genomic segment:
- a CDS encoding response regulator, giving the protein MRGDRVHIVVVDDEPDIRETVREYLSLHGFRVTAASGGVELRKILEESSVQLAILDIAMPGEDGLSLARYLREHHKTAIMMLTAAGEVVDRIIGLEMGADDYLAKPVDLRELLARVKAVLRRTNMMAESPSMGDDTPHERVRFGTCWLDLESHKLIDDDGNDVAITAMEFDLLRALAEHPNRVLSRNQLLDLAHNRDWEPFDRSIDIRVARLRRKVEADPGKPQAIKTVRGVGYMFVPTGQADQTAEAD; this is encoded by the coding sequence GTGCGAGGTGATCGCGTCCATATCGTTGTCGTCGATGATGAACCCGACATCCGAGAAACGGTTCGAGAGTACCTCAGCCTGCACGGCTTTCGGGTCACTGCGGCGTCAGGCGGTGTCGAGCTCCGGAAGATCTTGGAGGAGAGCAGTGTTCAGCTCGCCATCCTGGACATCGCCATGCCGGGCGAGGACGGTCTGTCGCTTGCACGCTACCTGCGCGAACATCACAAGACAGCCATCATGATGCTGACCGCCGCCGGCGAAGTGGTCGATCGCATCATTGGTTTGGAGATGGGTGCGGACGATTACCTCGCCAAACCCGTCGACCTGCGCGAGCTATTGGCGCGCGTCAAGGCTGTCTTGCGCCGCACCAACATGATGGCCGAAAGCCCCAGCATGGGCGACGACACACCCCACGAACGTGTCCGTTTCGGGACCTGCTGGTTGGATCTGGAGAGCCACAAGCTGATCGATGACGACGGCAACGATGTCGCCATCACCGCCATGGAGTTCGACCTGCTGCGCGCGCTTGCCGAACACCCCAACCGTGTCTTGTCGCGCAACCAGCTGCTCGACCTCGCCCACAACCGCGACTGGGAGCCGTTCGATCGCAGCATTGATATTCGTGTCGCGCGCCTGCGCCGAAAGGTTGAGGCTGATCCCGGCAAACCACAGGCCATCAAGACAGTGCGTGGCGTCGGCTACATGTTTGTACCGACAGGTCAGGCGGATCAGACAGCCGAAGCGGACTAG
- a CDS encoding PAS domain S-box protein, with protein sequence MPSFQAPNRNEALIGLKRMALCRRQESWNENITKTDTAKGRPTAALPDREQILLDFAVSQSRAVYYVAELENDSPVRFISNNVEPITGHRPANFIDEHAYGRRFIHPDDLDDYMDNIRRLPEAGVLTHTYRFQTAGGDWMWFRDELRMMPATDDAPPQFVGCMIDVTAEVESQRALIRSEAMNQAIVATSRNGIVAINGDGKLVAMNPAAERLFGLKRADVMGCQISDVMIPPHLRQHHEEGFARYRETGISEIEGQVMETEAMRADGSCFPVELAFSQINVDGEVQFVADIRDLSERLEARQQRENLLQLLQDAMNSLPHGFSVSDSDGKLLLCNGAFAEAYGHAPDDLIGRGSRHFVEQLVPNIASINGQQLIDDRVDIDDILGRLDRASTAPIEVHLKTGEWWLITRHPTSDGGIASLRTDITALKAAEAAVRESNAMVHRLLEACPVPFGMTRAQDSLILYESPASKALFMRDSDVEPAFGIDNFADLAERDRYLDILRRDRTVDNFEVTLKRTDGNTFPGQLSARLIEFDGEEVIVFSSADMTLQLEIEAEMALQREALHQTEKLSALGELLAGIAHELNNPLSVLVGQALLLRETAEDPTVKQRAERIGNAADRCARIVKTFLAMARQEPTKARDISLRDIVDAALEFTGYALRGSNIKVQVRMARELPPIHADAAQLQQVLVNLIVNAQHALDERDRDEKRILKISTSFRERDQEVVLKIKDNGPGMPEHVRRRIFEPLFTTKDVATGTGIGLALCHRIIKSHGGKMKVESQEGQGTAFVIRFPVSETAAPAEEAPDQTVKKKTSGRALVIDDEPDVGELIGEILKREGFAVDLAHSGADALDRLKEGGYDVILSDLKMPGFNGHDLFQELTGAFGDLVDKLAFITGDTMSAKAREFLDSSGRPYLEKPISPKDVRRLLAKMADSGPT encoded by the coding sequence ATGCCCTCCTTCCAGGCACCGAACAGAAACGAAGCGCTGATAGGCTTGAAGCGGATGGCGCTGTGCCGGCGTCAGGAGTCGTGGAACGAGAACATAACGAAGACGGACACAGCAAAGGGACGGCCCACAGCGGCCTTGCCGGACCGCGAGCAGATCCTGTTGGATTTCGCGGTCTCGCAGTCGCGCGCGGTCTACTATGTCGCCGAGCTTGAGAACGACTCACCGGTCCGCTTCATCAGCAACAATGTCGAGCCGATAACCGGCCACAGACCGGCAAACTTCATTGACGAACACGCCTATGGCCGGCGTTTCATCCATCCCGACGACCTCGACGACTACATGGACAACATCCGGCGCCTGCCCGAGGCCGGCGTACTGACACACACCTATCGGTTTCAGACCGCGGGCGGTGATTGGATGTGGTTCCGCGACGAACTGCGCATGATGCCCGCGACCGATGACGCGCCCCCCCAGTTTGTCGGATGCATGATCGATGTCACCGCCGAGGTCGAGAGCCAGCGCGCGCTGATCCGGTCCGAGGCGATGAACCAGGCCATCGTCGCGACGTCGCGCAACGGCATTGTCGCCATCAACGGCGACGGCAAGCTTGTGGCGATGAACCCCGCGGCCGAACGCCTGTTTGGGCTTAAGCGAGCAGACGTCATGGGCTGTCAGATAAGCGATGTCATGATCCCGCCGCATCTTCGCCAGCACCACGAAGAAGGTTTTGCCCGCTATCGCGAAACCGGGATTTCGGAGATTGAGGGCCAGGTCATGGAGACCGAAGCGATGCGCGCCGACGGTTCTTGCTTTCCGGTGGAACTAGCGTTCTCGCAAATCAATGTGGACGGAGAAGTCCAGTTTGTGGCCGACATTCGCGACCTGAGCGAGCGGTTGGAGGCACGCCAGCAGCGCGAGAACCTGCTGCAGCTCCTGCAAGATGCCATGAACAGTCTGCCGCACGGATTCTCCGTCTCCGATTCCGACGGCAAACTTCTGTTGTGCAACGGTGCCTTTGCCGAGGCTTATGGCCACGCGCCCGACGACCTGATCGGCCGCGGATCGCGGCACTTCGTCGAACAATTGGTCCCAAACATCGCTTCCATCAACGGCCAGCAGCTGATTGATGATCGCGTCGACATCGACGATATCTTGGGTCGTTTGGACCGGGCCAGCACGGCACCGATCGAAGTGCATCTGAAGACCGGCGAGTGGTGGCTGATCACCCGCCATCCGACGTCGGACGGTGGCATCGCCTCGCTGCGGACCGACATCACAGCGCTCAAGGCCGCCGAGGCCGCGGTGCGCGAGAGCAACGCCATGGTCCACCGCCTGCTGGAAGCATGCCCGGTACCATTCGGCATGACGCGCGCGCAGGACAGCCTGATCCTCTACGAAAGCCCGGCTTCGAAGGCGCTCTTTATGCGCGACAGCGACGTTGAACCGGCCTTCGGTATCGACAACTTCGCCGATCTCGCCGAGCGCGACCGCTACTTGGACATTCTGAGGCGCGACAGGACCGTCGACAATTTCGAGGTGACGCTCAAACGCACCGACGGCAACACGTTCCCCGGTCAACTCTCTGCCCGGCTGATCGAGTTCGACGGCGAGGAAGTCATTGTCTTCAGCTCCGCTGACATGACGCTCCAGCTTGAGATCGAAGCGGAGATGGCGCTACAAAGGGAAGCGCTCCACCAGACCGAAAAACTGAGCGCGCTGGGCGAGTTGCTTGCCGGCATTGCCCACGAACTCAACAACCCGCTCTCGGTGCTGGTCGGCCAAGCTCTCCTGTTACGCGAGACCGCCGAGGACCCAACGGTCAAGCAAAGGGCCGAGCGCATCGGCAACGCGGCCGACCGCTGCGCCAGGATCGTCAAGACGTTCCTGGCCATGGCGCGCCAAGAGCCGACCAAAGCGCGCGACATAAGCCTTCGCGATATCGTCGACGCGGCCTTGGAGTTCACCGGGTACGCCTTGCGCGGCTCCAACATCAAGGTTCAGGTCCGTATGGCCCGCGAGTTGCCGCCGATCCATGCCGACGCCGCGCAACTCCAGCAGGTTCTGGTTAACCTCATCGTCAATGCCCAGCATGCTCTCGACGAACGCGACCGAGACGAGAAGCGGATCCTTAAAATCAGCACCAGCTTCCGCGAGCGCGATCAAGAAGTGGTCTTGAAGATCAAAGATAACGGCCCGGGCATGCCCGAGCACGTGCGTCGCCGCATCTTCGAACCGCTGTTCACGACGAAGGACGTGGCAACAGGCACCGGCATTGGCCTGGCTTTATGCCATCGCATCATCAAGTCCCATGGCGGGAAGATGAAGGTTGAAAGTCAGGAAGGACAGGGTACGGCTTTTGTCATCCGATTCCCCGTCAGCGAAACGGCAGCGCCGGCAGAGGAAGCGCCGGACCAAACGGTAAAGAAAAAGACAAGCGGCCGCGCCCTGGTCATCGATGATGAACCAGATGTCGGCGAGCTGATCGGTGAGATCCTCAAGCGGGAGGGGTTCGCGGTCGACCTCGCCCATTCCGGCGCCGACGCGTTGGACCGCCTGAAGGAAGGTGGCTACGACGTCATCTTGAGTGACCTGAAGATGCCCGGTTTCAACGGCCATGATTTGTTTCAGGAGCTGACGGGCGCCTTCGGTGACCTGGTCGACAAACTCGCCTTTATCACCGGCGACACGATGAGCGCCAAGGCGCGTGAGTTCTTGGACTCGAGCGGACGCCCCTACCTTGAAAAACCCATCTCGCCCAAGGATGTGCGCCGCCTGCTTGCCAAGATGGCGGATTCTGGCCCAACGTAG
- a CDS encoding DUF1127 domain-containing protein, translating into MLTKPLEHFTAVFSRMRRRNRVGRSLTAMEMLNDHTLRDIGLHRCQIAGLSGTANDNSNPADIRHYA; encoded by the coding sequence ATGTTGACCAAACCGCTAGAGCATTTCACCGCCGTTTTCAGCCGTATGCGCCGCCGCAACCGCGTGGGCCGCTCGCTTACCGCCATGGAAATGCTGAACGACCATACGTTGCGCGATATTGGCCTTCATCGCTGTCAGATTGCCGGCCTTTCCGGCACCGCCAATGACAACAGCAATCCGGCCGATATCCGGCACTACGCATAA
- a CDS encoding amidase, whose product MAIDDVTTSLPTIADLGRAYRTGAFTPVDVLEGCLARIAAWEAKLNAVITLSEPLAREQAERASREIAQGIDRGPLHGIPVGIKDIIDVAGLPTTYASNAVSPRTPAQSAALVNHLETAGAVFVAKTNVLEFASGALHPAFGQTNNPWDISRISGGSSSGSGAGVAAGFFAAAVGTDTGGSIRGPASYCGIAGLKPTFDLVDTTGVYPLSPSLDHAGPMARTPLCALAMLDGMAGRSSDLTPHPLGGIRFTVIDAFRRDPALSVGIAAAFDAGIAALEAAGGERLDVDLPALGPCDRALIDIILPEATAVHEAVLAINPEGYGPQTRLQLEMGFETLAIDYVKANRFRADLRRDFDAAFDQVDLLVCPTVAWVAPSADIDIVDDEGTVEMRFMGPFNLTGHPALSIPCGLAEDGLPAGLQVVGPCGGDSRLLRIAESWTRHMPLPDIKLKQ is encoded by the coding sequence ATGGCTATCGATGACGTAACGACATCGCTGCCAACGATCGCCGACCTGGGCCGTGCCTATCGCACCGGTGCCTTCACGCCCGTCGATGTACTGGAAGGCTGCCTTGCCCGCATCGCGGCCTGGGAGGCGAAGCTCAATGCCGTCATCACGCTGAGCGAACCGCTCGCGCGTGAACAGGCCGAGCGCGCCAGCCGGGAGATCGCGCAAGGCATCGACCGCGGCCCGCTTCATGGCATTCCGGTCGGCATCAAGGACATCATCGACGTTGCCGGCCTGCCGACGACCTATGCCTCCAACGCGGTATCGCCGCGGACGCCGGCCCAATCGGCGGCTCTGGTCAATCACCTGGAAACGGCGGGCGCGGTCTTTGTCGCCAAGACGAATGTCCTCGAGTTTGCGTCGGGCGCGCTGCACCCGGCCTTCGGGCAGACCAACAATCCGTGGGACATCTCGCGGATCTCCGGCGGTTCCAGCAGCGGATCGGGCGCCGGCGTCGCAGCCGGCTTTTTCGCCGCGGCTGTCGGCACCGATACCGGTGGGTCAATACGCGGTCCGGCCAGCTATTGTGGAATCGCGGGTCTGAAACCGACCTTTGACTTGGTCGATACGACGGGCGTCTATCCCCTTTCGCCGTCGCTCGACCACGCCGGCCCCATGGCGCGCACGCCGCTTTGCGCGCTTGCCATGCTGGACGGCATGGCCGGGCGCAGCAGCGACCTGACACCGCACCCGTTGGGCGGCATACGCTTCACCGTAATCGACGCGTTTCGACGTGATCCCGCACTGTCGGTCGGAATCGCAGCGGCGTTTGACGCAGGCATCGCGGCCCTGGAAGCGGCCGGCGGTGAACGCCTGGATGTTGATCTACCCGCCCTCGGGCCCTGTGATCGGGCGTTGATCGACATCATCTTGCCCGAAGCGACGGCGGTCCATGAAGCGGTCCTGGCCATCAACCCAGAGGGCTACGGGCCGCAAACCCGGCTGCAGCTGGAAATGGGCTTCGAAACGTTGGCTATCGACTACGTCAAAGCCAATCGTTTCCGCGCCGACCTCCGCCGTGATTTCGACGCAGCGTTTGACCAGGTCGACCTCCTGGTGTGCCCAACTGTCGCTTGGGTCGCACCGTCCGCCGACATCGACATCGTCGATGACGAGGGCACAGTCGAGATGCGGTTCATGGGGCCCTTCAACCTGACCGGCCATCCAGCGCTATCCATCCCCTGCGGCCTGGCCGAAGACGGTTTGCCGGCCGGACTCCAAGTTGTGGGGCCATGCGGCGGCGACAGCCGGCTCTTGAGGATCGCCGAGAGCTGGACCCGGCATATGCCCTTGCCGGACATCAAACTGAAACAATAA
- the speB gene encoding agmatinase: protein MGSDPRFQQVDATVVPRFADMATFMRTTRHDIDEAIDVGLVGVPFDLGVNFRTGARQGPAGVREASRLIRRVHPASGINPFDACNVADLGDAPVNPLSLEDSIAKIEDYFARLHGAGIRPIAIGGDHTIPIPILRGIARDQPVGVVHFDAHADTLDELCGTKVNHATFMRRANEEGLIDPKRIIQIGLRGSRFSDDDLKYGYDVGFTIVTMDEYEEMGRAEVIRRMLETLGDGPVYISLDIDGLDPTYAPGTAVPEIGGLLPRDVQMIIRSLMGLDVVGADISEVAPCFDPTGITCVTAANLMYEMLCVMAHASTARS, encoded by the coding sequence ATGGGTTCGGATCCGCGTTTTCAGCAAGTCGACGCAACGGTCGTGCCGCGTTTCGCCGATATGGCAACGTTCATGCGCACGACGCGCCACGATATCGACGAAGCCATCGACGTCGGCCTTGTTGGCGTTCCGTTTGATTTGGGCGTCAACTTCCGGACCGGCGCGCGTCAGGGCCCGGCCGGTGTGCGCGAGGCATCCAGGCTGATCAGACGCGTGCATCCGGCCAGCGGCATCAACCCTTTCGATGCCTGCAATGTCGCCGACTTGGGTGACGCGCCGGTCAACCCGCTGAGCCTGGAGGACTCGATCGCCAAGATCGAGGATTACTTCGCCCGCTTGCACGGCGCTGGCATCAGGCCGATCGCGATCGGCGGCGATCACACGATCCCGATCCCGATCCTGCGTGGCATCGCCAGGGACCAACCGGTCGGCGTGGTCCATTTCGATGCCCATGCCGACACACTTGATGAGTTGTGCGGCACCAAGGTCAACCACGCGACATTCATGCGCCGCGCCAACGAAGAAGGCCTGATCGATCCCAAGCGGATTATCCAGATCGGCCTGCGCGGCAGCAGGTTCAGCGACGATGATCTGAAGTATGGTTATGACGTCGGCTTCACCATTGTCACCATGGACGAGTATGAGGAGATGGGTCGCGCTGAGGTGATCCGCCGCATGCTGGAAACCCTGGGCGATGGACCGGTCTACATCTCGCTCGACATCGATGGCCTGGATCCGACCTACGCACCGGGTACCGCCGTCCCGGAGATCGGCGGTCTGTTGCCGCGCGACGTGCAGATGATCATCCGTTCGCTCATGGGCCTGGATGTTGTCGGCGCCGATATCAGCGAGGTCGCACCTTGCTTCGATCCGACCGGCATCACCTGCGTCACCGCCGCCAATCTGATGTATGAGATGCTGTGCGTCATGGCACACGCATCGACTGCTCGATCCTAG
- a CDS encoding YaiI/YqxD family protein, translated as MEIYVDADACPVKDEIVRVAERHGIIVHMVSNRGIRPTNPALVRNVIVADGLDVADDWIAEHCSAGDIVITADIPLAARCVEAGARVVDPTGRPLTPDNIGSVLATRDLMTHLRETGEVTGGGRPFAKADRSRFLQALETAVQAIKRKSTVPPA; from the coding sequence TTGGAGATCTACGTCGATGCCGATGCGTGTCCCGTGAAGGACGAGATAGTCCGGGTCGCCGAACGCCACGGAATCATCGTGCACATGGTCAGCAACCGCGGTATTCGGCCAACCAACCCCGCCTTGGTGCGCAACGTCATTGTCGCCGATGGCCTTGACGTCGCCGACGACTGGATCGCCGAGCACTGCAGTGCCGGCGACATCGTGATAACCGCCGATATCCCGCTTGCCGCCCGCTGTGTCGAGGCCGGCGCCCGCGTTGTCGACCCGACCGGTCGACCGCTGACGCCCGATAACATCGGTTCGGTTCTGGCGACCCGCGACCTGATGACCCATCTGCGCGAGACCGGTGAGGTAACCGGCGGCGGCCGACCCTTCGCCAAGGCCGACCGGTCGCGGTTCTTGCAGGCTCTAGAAACAGCCGTACAGGCAATCAAACGGAAAAGCACGGTACCGCCGGCCTGA
- the scpA gene encoding methylmalonyl-CoA mutase: MSRFRDQAPETWRDLAEKDLKGDSVDGLVWRSPEGLDIKPLYTAANLEALEGLDTLPGLAPYTRGVRATMYANRPWTIRQYAGFSTAEESNAFYRQALARGQKGLSVAFDLATHRGYDSDHPRVVGDVGKAGVAIDSVEDAKILFDGIPLDEMTVSMTMNGAVLPVMAMYIVAAEEQGVPQEKLAGTIQNDILKEFMVRNTYIYPPEPSMRIVADIIAHTAEHMPRFNSISISGYHMQEAGATAVQELAFTLADGVEYVRAALSRGLDVDSFAPRLSFFFAIGMNFFMEVAKLRAARMLWSELMAEFEPKNPRSSMLRTHCQTSGVSLTEQDPYNNIVRTAYEALAAVLGGTQSLHTNSFDEALALPSDFAAHIARNTQLILAEETEVTRVVDPLAGSYYVESLTHSLAAEARKLIGEVDDLGGMTKAIEVGMPKLRIEESAARRQARIDRGEEVIVGVNKYTTGEESEVDVRDIDNTQVREQQVARLTEVRESRDDATCRAALDAITAGAAGDANLLALSIEAARARATVGEISDAMEQVFTRHRAVIRSISGVYGDAWEGDEAFERIRADVDEFAAKEGRRPRMLVVKLGQDGHDRGAKVIATAFADIGFDVDIGPLFQTPDEAARQAVENDVHVIGVSSQAAGHKTLVPQLIEDLKQQGAGDILVVCGGVIPPQDYDMLRAAGVSAIYGPGTSIPAAAAEIIDLVQSRRQAA; encoded by the coding sequence ATGAGCCGGTTTCGTGACCAAGCGCCGGAAACCTGGCGCGATCTGGCGGAAAAAGACCTGAAAGGCGACAGCGTGGATGGCCTGGTCTGGCGCTCGCCAGAGGGCCTCGACATCAAACCGCTCTATACGGCCGCCAATTTGGAGGCGCTCGAGGGCCTGGATACGCTGCCCGGCCTGGCGCCCTATACCCGCGGCGTGCGTGCGACCATGTATGCCAACCGGCCGTGGACGATCCGGCAGTACGCTGGCTTCTCGACCGCGGAGGAATCGAACGCGTTCTATCGTCAGGCGCTGGCGCGCGGCCAGAAGGGACTGTCCGTCGCGTTCGATCTGGCGACGCACCGGGGCTATGACAGCGACCATCCGCGCGTCGTCGGCGATGTCGGCAAGGCCGGCGTCGCCATCGACAGCGTCGAGGACGCCAAGATCCTGTTCGACGGCATCCCGCTGGACGAGATGACCGTCTCGATGACCATGAACGGCGCGGTGCTACCGGTGATGGCGATGTACATCGTCGCCGCCGAAGAGCAGGGGGTGCCGCAGGAGAAACTCGCCGGGACCATCCAGAACGACATCCTGAAGGAGTTCATGGTCCGCAACACCTATATCTACCCGCCCGAACCGTCGATGCGGATCGTCGCCGACATCATCGCGCACACGGCCGAACACATGCCGCGCTTCAACTCGATCTCGATCAGCGGCTACCACATGCAGGAAGCCGGCGCGACGGCGGTGCAGGAACTGGCGTTCACACTGGCCGACGGCGTCGAATACGTGCGCGCGGCCTTGTCGCGCGGCCTGGATGTCGACAGCTTCGCGCCGCGGCTGAGCTTCTTCTTCGCCATCGGTATGAACTTCTTCATGGAGGTCGCCAAGCTACGGGCGGCACGCATGCTGTGGTCGGAGCTGATGGCGGAGTTCGAGCCGAAGAACCCGCGTTCGTCGATGCTGCGCACCCACTGCCAGACATCCGGTGTCTCGCTGACCGAGCAGGATCCCTACAACAATATCGTCCGCACGGCCTATGAGGCGCTTGCCGCCGTTCTGGGCGGTACCCAGAGCCTGCACACCAACTCGTTCGACGAGGCGCTGGCGCTGCCGTCCGACTTCGCCGCCCACATTGCGCGCAACACGCAGTTGATCCTGGCCGAGGAGACCGAGGTCACACGCGTCGTCGACCCGCTCGCCGGCAGCTACTACGTTGAAAGTCTGACTCATTCCCTGGCAGCCGAAGCGCGCAAGCTGATCGGCGAGGTCGACGACCTCGGCGGCATGACCAAGGCGATCGAGGTGGGCATGCCGAAGCTGAGGATCGAGGAGAGCGCGGCACGCCGGCAGGCGCGCATCGATCGCGGCGAGGAGGTGATCGTCGGCGTCAACAAGTACACCACCGGCGAGGAGAGCGAGGTCGACGTTCGCGACATCGATAACACGCAGGTGCGCGAGCAACAGGTCGCGCGTCTGACTGAGGTCCGCGAGAGCCGTGACGACGCGACCTGCCGCGCGGCCCTCGACGCCATCACGGCGGGCGCCGCCGGGGATGCCAATCTTCTGGCGCTCTCGATCGAGGCGGCACGTGCGCGCGCGACCGTCGGCGAGATTTCCGACGCCATGGAGCAGGTCTTCACCCGCCACCGCGCGGTCATTCGCTCGATCTCAGGCGTCTACGGCGATGCCTGGGAGGGTGACGAGGCGTTCGAGCGCATCCGCGCGGACGTCGATGAGTTCGCGGCCAAGGAGGGCCGGCGGCCCCGCATGCTGGTGGTCAAGCTGGGCCAGGATGGTCATGATCGCGGCGCCAAGGTCATCGCCACCGCGTTTGCCGATATCGGCTTTGATGTCGATATCGGACCGCTGTTCCAGACCCCGGACGAGGCAGCGCGCCAGGCTGTCGAGAACGATGTCCACGTGATCGGCGTGTCGAGCCAGGCGGCCGGCCACAAGACGCTGGTGCCCCAGCTCATCGAGGACCTGAAGCAGCAGGGTGCCGGCGACATCCTGGTGGTCTGCGGCGGCGTCATCCCGCCTCAGGACTACGATATGCTCAGGGCTGCCGGTGTCAGCGCGATTTATGGTCCGGGCACCAGCATCCCGGCGGCTGCGGCGGAGATCATCGATCTCGTCCAGAGCCGGCGCCAGGCGGCCTGA
- the meaB gene encoding methylmalonyl Co-A mutase-associated GTPase MeaB has product MTATSELIDAVKAGDRRAMARAITLVESTRDADQDAAEDLLAGLLPLGGKAKRLGISGAPGVGKSTFVETFGLYAIERGHRVAVLAVDPSSTRTGGSILGDKTRMERLSRDARAFIRPSPSAGLLGGIARRTREAIAVVEAAGYDVVIVETVGVGQSETAVADVTDMFLLLLAPGAGDTLQGVKRGVMELADLILVNKADGALKDAARHVVADYRAALGLLKPQSTHWSPRVESCSALEGTDIDTVWQSIEAFWETMTCAGELDARRQEQAKRRLWLEIGDFVMEKVRTDPRTAGLVADLEKDVAAGGLPVRSAARRALEHILI; this is encoded by the coding sequence TTGACTGCCACAAGCGAGCTCATCGACGCCGTAAAGGCCGGCGACCGGCGCGCCATGGCGCGCGCGATCACGCTGGTCGAATCGACCCGCGACGCTGACCAGGACGCGGCGGAGGATCTGCTCGCCGGATTGTTGCCGCTGGGCGGCAAGGCCAAGCGCCTCGGCATCTCCGGTGCGCCGGGCGTCGGTAAGTCGACCTTTGTCGAGACCTTCGGGCTTTATGCCATCGAGCGGGGTCATCGTGTCGCCGTCTTGGCGGTCGACCCATCCTCGACGCGCACGGGCGGCTCGATCCTGGGCGACAAAACCCGCATGGAGCGGCTGTCGCGCGACGCCCGGGCCTTCATCCGGCCGTCGCCGTCGGCGGGTTTGCTAGGCGGCATCGCGCGACGTACCCGCGAGGCGATCGCCGTGGTCGAGGCGGCCGGCTATGACGTCGTAATTGTCGAGACCGTCGGTGTCGGTCAGTCGGAGACCGCGGTCGCCGACGTCACCGACATGTTCTTGCTGCTGCTGGCGCCGGGCGCCGGCGACACGTTGCAGGGCGTCAAGCGCGGCGTCATGGAGCTGGCCGACCTGATCCTGGTGAACAAGGCCGACGGCGCCTTGAAGGATGCCGCGCGCCACGTGGTCGCCGACTACCGCGCCGCGCTCGGTCTTCTGAAGCCGCAATCCACGCATTGGTCGCCCCGGGTCGAATCGTGCTCGGCGCTTGAAGGGACCGACATCGACACGGTCTGGCAGTCGATCGAGGCTTTCTGGGAGACCATGACGTGCGCCGGCGAGTTGGACGCCCGACGACAGGAGCAGGCAAAACGCCGTTTGTGGCTTGAAATCGGCGATTTCGTCATGGAGAAGGTCCGGACCGACCCGCGAACGGCCGGTTTGGTGGCCGACTTGGAAAAGGACGTCGCGGCGGGCGGCTTGCCGGTCAGAAGCGCCGCGCGGAGGGCCTTAGAGCATATCCTGATTTGA
- the rpmB gene encoding 50S ribosomal protein L28, giving the protein MSRRCQLTGKGVQSGNNVSHAQNKNRRRFLPNLQTTKLYSDALGQMISLRLSANAIRTVEKNGGLDAFLMSRNDSKLPDEALRLKRRIEKAAARKADAAA; this is encoded by the coding sequence ATGTCGCGACGCTGCCAGCTGACAGGCAAGGGCGTCCAGTCGGGCAACAATGTGAGCCACGCGCAGAACAAGAACAGGCGCCGGTTCCTGCCCAACTTGCAGACAACCAAGCTTTATTCCGACGCGCTCGGCCAGATGATTTCGCTCCGGCTCTCGGCGAACGCCATTCGGACCGTCGAGAAGAACGGCGGCCTCGATGCGTTTTTGATGAGCCGCAACGACAGCAAGCTGCCGGATGAGGCGCTTCGCCTGAAGCGCCGGATCGAGAAGGCCGCCGCCCGCAAGGCAGACGCCGCCGCGTGA
- a CDS encoding queuosine precursor transporter: MTLFSRELVLPTVAMAAVVVASNILVHFQISEWLTWGAFTFPFAFLVTDLSNRTYGPAKAVRIVIVGFIVGVVMSAFFADWPEPLADWPLVMTEVALLTAVASGSAFLAGQLLDVAIFQKLRRGSWWRAPLVSSAIASAFDTLIFFYLLFALFFAEWGLDWFKLGIGDYAIKGLMALTLLLPYRLLMGFFAPQYLVAPKN; this comes from the coding sequence ATGACTCTGTTTTCCCGCGAGTTGGTGTTGCCGACCGTGGCGATGGCCGCGGTCGTGGTCGCGTCCAACATCCTGGTCCACTTCCAGATCAGCGAGTGGCTGACCTGGGGCGCGTTCACCTTCCCGTTCGCGTTCCTGGTGACCGACCTCTCCAACCGCACCTACGGACCGGCCAAGGCGGTCAGGATTGTGATCGTCGGTTTCATCGTCGGCGTCGTCATGTCCGCATTCTTTGCCGACTGGCCCGAACCCTTGGCCGACTGGCCCTTGGTGATGACAGAGGTCGCGTTATTGACCGCCGTCGCGTCAGGCTCGGCATTCCTGGCCGGCCAGCTTCTGGACGTCGCAATCTTTCAGAAACTGCGCCGGGGCAGTTGGTGGCGCGCGCCGCTGGTGTCTTCGGCCATCGCGTCGGCGTTCGACACACTGATCTTCTTCTATCTGTTGTTCGCCCTGTTCTTCGCCGAATGGGGCTTGGACTGGTTCAAGCTCGGCATTGGCGACTACGCCATCAAGGGCTTGATGGCGCTGACGCTCCTACTGCCGTACCGCCTGCTCATGGGTTTCTTCGCACCGCAGTATCTGGTCGCGCCGAAAAACTAA